GAGAGAAGTGAGAGGTGAGAAGTAATCAGCCGAAATGATGATCCTATCCTCTCTTTGAGCAAGTCGAAAAATATCTTCATCGGATGCAGATTGCATGTTATATTTGCGGATGTGTACAGTATCGTATCCCTCTTCCACGAGTCTTTGAGCCAGCAATGGCGAAAGCGCATTATCAATGAGAAATTTCATGGTGTCATCTGGAGAGGAAGTTCTCGTTCACGCACTGCCACCGCTGCATAAGCGAGTGCTTCGCGTATGTCTTCGGGTTCAAGATCGGGATAGAGCCTCAAAATTTCCTCATCAGATGTGTTTGCAGCGACGAGATCAACAATGACAGAAACGGGGATACGAAGACCTCTTATACAGGGCAA
This sequence is a window from Gemmatimonadota bacterium. Protein-coding genes within it:
- a CDS encoding DUF433 domain-containing protein; the protein is MKFQRITISADQMGGLPCIRGLRIPVSVIVDLVAANTSDEEILRLYPDLEPEDIREALAYAAVAVRERELPLQMTP